The following are encoded together in the Triticum dicoccoides isolate Atlit2015 ecotype Zavitan chromosome 6B, WEW_v2.0, whole genome shotgun sequence genome:
- the LOC119321567 gene encoding uncharacterized protein LOC119321567: protein MSEELAMLGRTRVRGDSSQSHQQTIIDSSPQMSIDDLLKEINGASGMPVLFVPSSDGRLVAVSVPVNGLQNLALANRAHDESAKKKQQDFRAWLLLLASLIATVTFTAGLTPPGGFWGEDKDGHIGGNPIMRDKFPRRYCIYVGSNRLAFCFSMVIIGILANNIANKLSKLVRFFFFHYWYLVAF from the coding sequence ATGTCGGAAGAACTGGCGATGCTGGGACGAACTAGGGTACGCGGAGATTCGTCGCAGTCTCACCAACAAACCATTATTGACTCTAGCCCGCAAATGTCGATTGATGATTTGTTGAAGGAAATTAATGGAGCCAGTGGCATGCCGGTGCTCTTCGTCCCTTCCTCCGACGGGCGGCTAGTGGCCGTGTCGGTACCCGTGAATGGCCTCCAGAATCTGGCCCTTGCAAATCGCGCCCACGACGAGTCTGCCAAAAAGAAGCAGCAGGATTTCCGTGCCTGGCTACTGCTACTGGCTTCACTAATTGCCACGGTCACCTTCACCGCAGGGCTCACCCCACCTGGTGGTTTCTGGGGCGAGGACAAGGATGGACACATCGGTGGTAACCCAATTATGCGTGACAAGTTTCCTAGGAGGTACTGCATATATGTGGGAAGCAACAGGCTGGCCTTCTGCTTCTCCATGGTAATCATTGGAATACTCGCCAATAACATAGCTAACAAGCTGAGCAAACTCGTGAGGTTTTTTTTTTTCCATTATTGGTACCTTGTTGCCTTCTGA